The Tachysurus vachellii isolate PV-2020 chromosome 19, HZAU_Pvac_v1, whole genome shotgun sequence genome segment cagggtcggggttcgattcccgcctccaccttgtgtgtgtggcgtttgcatgttctccccgtgcctcaggggtttcctccgggtactccggtttcctcccccggtccaaagacatgcatggtaggttgattggcatctctggaaaattgtccctagtgtgtgattgcgtgagtgaatgagagtgtgtgtatgtgccctgcgatgggttggcactccgtccagggtgtatcctgccttgatgcccaatgacgctccccgtgacccgaggtagttcggataagcggtagaagatgaataactgaatgaatgaacgattttgtaattttttgaacaaaaaaaaattcatgacaTTGTCTACCTTTTTTTATGTTAGTTGTCAGGTGAATCTGAATTCTgtacaagaaataaaatgtgcacaTCTTTAagaaaaatctttctttttcactcaTATTAACTCTTAAtgcatttagtttttatttccaAAGTCACAGACCACAAAACCGGCACCCTAACATTTAAATTCATCTCCTTTTGTCTCAGAGTGTTTGGAAGTGCTGCCTGCCAAACAATGAgcacgcacgtgtgtgtgtgtgtgtgtgtgtgtgtgtagggaagaTAGAGCTGATATTTTTACATCATCTGCTGAAGGAAACTCAGCTGCATTTCTGCCTTTAAAGCTGCCTCTTTTGTATCTGTAACGTTTGAGCCCCTATTATAATCCTCCAGTTCTCTAACCCACTGCTCCAAGTTTAAAATCACTGGAATGGATCATTTACATCCATAAAACTGCTAGAGGAAATGAAATACATTGTCAGAGAATACAGCGGCTGTAAGAATTCCAGAGCCGCATTATTACATACACATACCTGAATGAAACCTGCTTAAAAAACTTACCCTACGTTACAGTGGGCTGCTGTCAGCACCCAGTATTTGTTAATCAATGTGCCACCGCAGAAATGCTGTCCCACGATGGTCTGGATGGACACCATGTATTTTATGGAGTAAGATGCAGGGACATAGCCGCCGATTATCCGGCCTTGCATCATCTCCTGACCTGAGAAATACACATTGtgccaaaaacaaaaactgcttTGTtagaaagtgtaaataaaaaaaaaaatctgaataaaatttATCTTTGATATAAGTGTCAATTCAGCGGTACGATTTAGATTAGAACTGAAACTCAATATTTAGGCCTTTGctagtgtgtatttttttatataatgctgcaagaaatgagtaaaaaataTCATCATGATATGTATTAAAAGTGCATTCAAgtaaaaacaggacaaaaagtGACTTCTGGTTGTTTTAACTGTTACAGAAAAGATAAACGTCTGATACTTATATCATCACATCAGTCATCCTTTGTGTTACCTCATCAATGGTTATCTACATCTCAGCCTAAGCGAGCATAAAAGGGAGGACAGGTGTAACATAATCCACCGTTTCAGGTATTCAGAGTGCTAATTTGGTCACAGAGTAACTTAATCCTCTAATATACTTCCTGGCAAACAATGCTCAGAGTCTGCGATGTGATTCTCTCTCGTCTTTACAGACAAACTGATAAAtacagcatacacacaaacgtacATAAAGTTCCACCATACATCTGTAGAGCGTGAACGCATCGACCTCATGACACCGACTGGATTGCCGtttgaatcacacacacacacacacatgctggatTGAAACTTAATATGCAACAGAGCACACAAGACCTGCAATCTCACAAGAGTGAAACCTCAGAGAACCTTAAcgctcttttctttcttttttttttcaaagaaccttttttctgttatcatttctatagtaagaGATAATGAGAAAACACTTTTTTAGGGATGACTATTACTATCTGTCTAGGGACTACAGATGAAAAATAATCTGGCTAACTCTGGCTTATTGACAGAAAcgtttattaatatgcattgtccctgtaataaataatttaattaattaattaattaattaattaataccaGGAACTAACTTGCTGACATACCATGATATTAATTCtaaccaaaataaacaaaaggatttttttttttttttttttgctgtgagagaaataaaatgcttcTCTGTGTGCTCTTATTGTGATACATTCAACTTCGTAAGAAAGATGAAGGTTGAagttgttttggtttattttaagtTACGACGCTGTTATCTTCATCCTTATCCTCACCATCAGCCGAAACTCAGCATCAGGTTCAACTCATAAATAACCGTGCCACCTAAAGAGTAAATTCTTTATATAATACATCTTAGATACAAGCGAGTCTACCTGCACAACCTACAGTACAAGGAGCTTTAAAGCTGGAACAGAGCAGAAATATTCTTAACCGTTCTGAGAATTTGGCAACGCTTCTTCGTTCCTAGATCTACTTTGGCATCAGTACGTATATAGATTCAGTTAACAGCTCTTAGCCCTGCTCATGAGAAATTACACAGACATCTGTCTGTGTAaagaaatgatatttatttcCATATTAATGAAAGCATTACCGCAAGATCACAGCACATTCCTGTACAATTCATGTCTGCTTAATGTTTACCAGCTGATTTCATCTCCATCAATGATACAGTATTATTATACCTAGAAAAAGTCACTTTGGGCAAATGCTTTTAAATTCTCAACATCGTTTAAGATTATATGtgctatttaattaaaaatagagTAAGAGCCAGAGAGTAAATGCAATATGTACAAAATattgtcagtatttttttttaatatcttgaTAAAGACAGGCCTGAATTTTCAGACAGAAATGATCCATTTCGAAATTGGTATAAAACTTGATCATTAATCAAAGCAGACAAGAAAATATTcagcaaaataaaacttttatggCATGTTGAATGATTCTGAGATATATATTGAGACCTGGAAACACCACAAAAGTGAAGAAGCCAATTTTTTGGTAGCTGTAACTACTGTATTTAACCGTTTCCTCTTTCCTTCAATATTTcaaaaagaaagggagaaaaaaaaaaacgcaatcATATCTTGCAATACATATTTGTTACGCATTAAAAGTATCTTCAAAGAACATTAACTCAAATGTCCACAGTTTTACTTACAGGTGACTGCGAGAACTTCCAGCAGGATGCATACCGAAAAAATGAATAGATTCATGttagagaagagaaagagaggtagagagaggaagagggataaagagagtgagagagaggatgcACAGGTGCCAGGATGAACTGCAATGAACCTTCACACCCCATACTCTGATTGCTCCGTGAAGGAAGGATCGTTTCAAGCCCTCTCGGGTTTCTCAGTTCCGATTTCGGTTTCCATGGACACCACGATGACCCAGGGgaacaaaacaatatataattgAAGCGTACCTTTCTTAACCCCACCCGTGACCTTTTGATTCAGACTTTCTATTCAAATCTTCCTGGCATGAAACCTATTTTGCATCGCCTTGATAATTACCCAAGAGTTTTAAAACCTACTGTGATACATCTGGAATTAATTTGAACGGTGTGTTATGATTAGTGTTATGATTAGTTCTGATTAGGTTACTGATCATCGCACGTCATTTGTAACAGATTAGGAATCGCTTGAATCACACGCAACtcttattttctacattttaacaGCAGCAAAAAAGAGTTTACCCATCATCCAAATGTGACCCAtgagaaaatgtaaatacatttgaatttttataaattcattagaaaagaaaaaaaaaaaaaaaacagaaactcaCTCCTACAGTACATTGTTATGAATTTGCATAATGAGACCATCTGGGACCATGATGGACATACTAGTTTCTTTGGAGAGCTACTTTGAAAAGAAGTCTGTATACTTGGAGCTGTTCTCTGTCAGTGTTCATCCAATACACTGTCTTCCATCCCTCTTGCTTTCCTGAACAACTCCCACAAACAGAGCACAGCTAATATCTATTTTGGAGCCTGACACTGCAGgcttcattcatttttctggTCAATACAACTCTAATATCTCTTTATCTCCTCATCTCTATCCCATACTTCATTCCCCTGGATGCTGACCACAGGCAGATTTTACAGCTGACCTGCGTTCTACTCATGAACTCCTACTAAGcatataaagattaaaaggaCCATGTTACATATAACACGTCTTTATCGACCTACTTTCAAGGTTTTAGCCCTTAGGTAATATTAAACATCTGCTGCAATGCTGCAATGTGGTGCAACTTACTTGAAGAATGCACAATTGCTAGTTGCTACACACTTTTTTGCTGCAGATGAGCATTTAAGATTAATAAGACAAGACTAGATGATGAAAGGAAAGGACAGGAGTTGGAGACAGGAGTGGAACAAATGTACATGGAAATATAAAcccaagcatgtgacatcaaacCCAGAGATACGGAATCAGTTTCTCAACCCAGATTCCTCATCTGTATAAagataatacataaatattttatcattaattttTAAATCCATGAAAAACATCCATCAAACGTCCATCCACAAACATCCAGTTCTTTGAAATGcctttgaattttatttatttattttttttatttagaagtaTTATATATTTAGGAGTTTGGATGGTGTAACTGTGAGAAAGTGCTTTAGACATTTAGAATAgaatttcatttcacttcattgTAGGATTTTTTGTAATGAAGTACATTTTTACAATTAATGAAAATCTCAGAGCATCAAAACGCAGGatcctaaaaaaaaaggattccgAAAAACTTCTCAGTGATATTTAGACTTCACAGTCATCGCTTTAAGATCTACGAGAGGTTTTAACTAACatattgtacagtacatataGGATAGCCATCCCATTCTTTCCTTCAGGGCTACTGAGAGTCTGTTGTTTATTACTCACAGTTATCCCTGTTTGATCCTTTTGCTCTCTGAGGCATCTTTGTTAAATCCCACTAACCCCTGAAACATATTGTTTCGGATTTACAtaagaattttaaaaagatcAGCAAACCAGTGGGAGGATTTTAGTCTTTTTTCCAGACTACCACTATGAGATTGATTAGTCGATGTTTAAGGAGACTCAGACTGTGACTGTAGTctctataatataaaaaacgggggaaaaaaaaacattcaaattgGCCATAACAATAAAAAGCAAATGGGAACGAGAGAAGAAGTAAAATCCCGAAAtgtaagaaattaaaaacaTCACGCAAGGTGCTGGAGGAACAGTCAGTGTTTATATGAGACATCATGAGGACGATGACTCTCCAGGGATTTGCATGGAAGACGTTCCACAATAATCTAAAGCTAACAATGAAAAGGTTTTAAACAGAAACAAGAAAAGTGCGGATACGTCGAAGCTCCCTGTAGgatgtttatttgtaaagtaAGACTGCTATACtgcatttatactgtatatactgtctagggtacagtacagtacatttttcTCCATATAAGCATATTAGATTCAAGgcttaagaaaaaaatgtttgcatcTTCTACAGCATTATATTTACACTGTAGACTGGATTATTTCATTTAGCTCATCTTTTTTCATCCAAAGAGATCAAAATCCAATCCAAGAGAAGACTGGAGCtgttatatttgatatatacaGAGctgatagaaatagaaatactgCTGTAAGTTTCCACCAACCAAACGAAGCAGGGTGTCATTAAGGTAAAGGTGTGGCAACtgatgtaaataattaattaaaaggcTGCACACTTCTCAAGGATTTAGTTCATTATCTTGGTGCAGTCAAATGTCAGTAATTTGTTGAGCTTTGGCGCAGTGACTCAGTAGACCAGCATCTCAATACGGTGATATATCTAATATAACCAGCCATTTTCATCAGCTGTATAGatagaatattttaaaagatttgtctatgtataaatatacatttgaaCAGCATTTCAAGAGCAAACACCAAATTTTGAAGTAGCACAAGCAGTCGCTTGAGCTTAGAATGATATAATCTTACGAGCCATTATAATAGTAGTTTGTATAGTAAAACGATTTTCAACTCACATTGCATAAAATAAGCATCTGATCATACAGTAGATCCTGATGTAAGTATGCAATGTTCTATTGGTTTTTCCCGAGAACActaaggatacaccctggatgggacaccGGTTCATTTCTAGACACCAAATACTTTACAAAGTAAACCAAATAACCTTCTGCCATGTTTTGGGAGGATGGAGCCCTGAGGAACCTGGATGAAACCCAAGCAGACACAagtagaacatgcaaaacagACTGTAACCCGAGCTGACGCTCAAACTCAAAAAAACAGACTTTAGAACTTTATACAAAGAAGCTCCCATGAAGACATTTGCCCTCTGCTCCACCAGGAATTGTTTTAGAACTGTAACCGAAGCTTGCAGCACCCAGTACTGTTTCATGACAAATACTTCAGTCTCTTTTACACGCCCCCTTAGTGTTTATCTCTCCTGTGGAGAGGTGTCCACTCTGACAACACCCACAGTCAACAGCGTGAGAGTGAAGAAAGCTCTGATTTGATCACTGGGCACCAAGGGACCCGTCTGCTTTGTCGTGTACTAGGTCAAGTCCAGTAGTTCATTCTGAGACAACATAACATGCTAACAAAAGCTATGCACAAAAGACACGGTTTTATTATAAAAGCATTATAGGAACCTCTAGCAGTCCTATTTGAACATTTCCCAAGCGTTTGATGGCGACTGCGTGTGGTGAGTCTTTAAGCTTTTTTgtgatatatttctatataaagaAAGCCACATTAAATTTCTCTGTGTGAAATATGATGGATCACACACTCTTTATTTTGCATCACTTACTGTAATGGAACTACACTCGACCGACAAAAGCGTTCGTTTTCAAATGCACAGAGTAATAAATCAGACTGACACTGAGATAAGCAGGATACAAATGGACACTGGTGACATGTCTGCATGGCTGTCTTCATAAATCATACAATGACACGTGTTCTGCTTGCATGGCATTtagatttcattattattattaaccggTGTGTTCAGCAGCAGGTGCTAACGATATGAATCAGGTCTGGAGAGTAGTGATCCTTGTCCTGACTATGATGATCCGAGGTAGGTatctaaagtttaaaaaaaaatttctttatcCTTAATGTAAATAAGATATACcttttattcgtcccacaatgaaATCGCATGTCTAGCTGAAGTCTTTAGAGTTCTAAAGCATCACAGTCATATCTAATTCTAGTAATCATATCTAAATTATAGGAACTGCGTCAAATAATTTTCATATCAATATCTATCCATAGCTGGGTCTATACTATATTAGTCTAATCTTTATCTCATGGGACAAGAAGACGTTAGCTGATCTTCTGTATGTCAAACATAAACCTGCTTTGTGTTTTCAATCCTTCTTTTTGATTATCAGACTCGCTGACCCAAAGAATCATTGGGGGCCAAGAAGTCGTGCCTCATTCCATCAAGTACCAAGCATCTCTTCAATTTGATAGAAATCACTATTGTGGAGGAATCCTGATCCACCAGCAATGGGTAGTGTCTGCTGCCCACTGCTGGAGACCGTGAGTACTGTGGCCATGTTTACCTTTAAGTACATTTTACAGTACGTTCTACCCAAAAGCTTTGTCCAAATTAATTTCGTAGACATCCTTATCCATATTTACATGTTAGTAAAATTTGTAAGATTCTAAGACTATGAAGACAAAGTATTCTGTGTTTAGTATTCAGTTATCCAAGTGTTCTTTGAAAAGTGGTAGATCTTCACTATTTCTTTGATGATAGTATTTTCACAAATGTAGTACGCAGAGCAAACTCCGTCTGAAACTCCTGACCAATCCAACCTACTGCTGCACAAGTTTGTAACCAGTCCCACTTGCTCTAACAGACACTGTTGATAAATCCCATCTAATTTTACAGATCCCTTTGACCAATCCCTCCTATTCCTTCAGATACTCTTGACCAATTCTGCTCACTTGTGCAGAAAGTTTGACTAATTCTACCCACTCCCAGAGACACTACTGACCAATCTCGCTCACTCCCACAGATACACTTGACTAATCCCTCTTGCTTCAATAGACATTCCTTGATCAATCCTGCCCACTCCAGCAGACATTCTTGACTAATAATGCCCGTTCTTACGTTTTTacctgctcctgctcctgcttgTCAATCTTGTCTGCTTTTACAAAAAATTTGATAATCTGGCCTGCTCTTGCTCTGGACAGACACTCCTGAACTACACTTAATCACTTATGCAGACACTCTGGATAAATCCCAGACACTCATGCAGACACTCTTTATCAATCCCAGACACTCATGCAGACACTTTTTATCAATCCCAGACACTCATGCAGACACTCTTTATCAATCCCAGACACTCATGCAGACACTCTTTATCAATCCCAGACACTCATGCAGACACTCTTTATCAATCCCAGACACTCATGCAGACACTCTTTATCAATCCCAGACACTCGTGCAGACACTCTTTATCAATCCCAGACACTCATGCAGACACTCCTTATCAATCCCAGACACTCATGCAGACACTCTTTATCAATCCCAGACACTCATGCAGACACTCTTTATCAATCCCAGACACTCATGCAGACACTCTTTATCAATGCCAGACACTCATGCAGACACTCTTGACCAATCTCAACCATTCATTTAGATACTCTTGATCAATCCCAGACACTCATGCAGACACTCTTGAACCAGTCCCATCTACTTCTGTAGACAATCTCCTTGAACCGATCCTGCCTGCTCCTGTAGACACTTTTTACAATGTTTGTGCAACCATCAATCCACTACCTCACTCAGTTCACTTCTATGTTAATGTGCCCTTTTTTCATCCACATGCTTAATATTTTATCTGACCACTCACTCCTGATCACCGAAAAGTAAAAGACTCCCAATTTCCAATACTTTTTACTCACACAGTGATTGACACACAAGTGAAAACACAAATATGAATGGTGAGCTAATACAACTGCTTGTACAATACATTTGCTATAAATCTGTCCAAAATGATATCTGTTTCAAGATCACGGGTTGCTTTTCTGCATAGCAATTGGCATGTTCTCTGTCGGATAGGAGCAACATCATTCAGGTGGTTCTGAGCGCGCACAATCTGGTAGCTGAAGACGGATCTGAGCAAGTGTTTAACGTGTCCAAGATCATAACCAACCCTAGCTACAACCTAAAAACATACAATGGTGACATCATGCTCCTGAAGGTGAGCAGTGCCATATAGTTCTCTTATTTTTAGTAGCTTACTTCAGAAAGGTAGAACAGACAATCTGATATCTAAAGGAAAAAAGATaccaattcattttaaaaatgtatgaaatttgaggggggtcatggtggcttagtggttagcacgttcgcctcacacctccagggtcggggttcgattcccgcctctgccttgtgtgtgtggagtttgcatgttctccctgtgctttgggggtttcctccgggtactccggtttcctcccccggtccaaagacatgcatggtaggttgattggcatctctggaaaattgtccctagtgtgtgattgcgtgagtgaatgagagtgtatgtgtgccctgtgatgggttggcactccgtccagggtgtatcctgccttgatgcccgatgacatctgagataggcacaggctccccgtgacccgaggtagttcggataagaggtagaaaatgaatgaatgaatgaatgaaatttgagCTGCCTGTGACTTGTTATTTCCACGTCCAGGATGTCGGCACAAAGTAAGGGTGTTTGTATTGTTCTCAGTGATCATATTGTGCTTGGGACCCCTATAGAAAATGTGTTTCTAATTTACAATTGTTGTATTTCACAGCTGAGCCAACCGGCTGTTCTGAACGCCTATGTTCAGCCGGCTCCTCTCCCGGATGACAGCACACCTCCTCTAGATGCTGGAACCACATGCACAGTGAGTGGCTGGGGGGTCACACGCGTCTACAGCTTTTTCCTGTCCCCAGTGCTCCGTGCTGTGGACGTGGACTACATCCCTAACTGCTCTTACTTCTACTACTACAGGGTCAATGAGAACATGATATGTGCCGGATCTCGCTATGGAGGCAAAGACTCTTGCCAAGTAAGACAAATCCTTTTTTATCTATCCCAGCGTCCCACAATAGACATATGACacaataatgattttttttttatgcataaaATAAAGGAAGCCTGCTTTTAACAATCTTACATAGACAACAATAGACGCATGACACAGGAAGGACAGTTTTGACTATAGCTTCATTAAAGCAAGCCCAAATTATAGTATGAACACTTCATAGGCTTCATGAACTACATGTAAACATGTGACAGTAAAATTGTTTGTGCTGAAGCTTTGGTTTATTAATTgtgggttatttatttaataattaaagtgGTGAAACTGTCCGTATGCAAAAGAATGGCTAGAATCTATCAATGCCAGCTCAGTGAGAATTCCTTGCAGTGAGAGACGGTGATATCTGTTAAAATGTCTTGCTCTGCAGTTGGACTTAAATCTTCGGCTGTAATTTAATTTTCTCCCTTTTAAgcatttttaatgatatttatatttctggtttCCACAGGGTGACTCAGGGGGACCCCTCATGTGCAATGGCTTTTTGGAAGGTGTCGTGTCTTGGGGAATAGGCTGTGCCAATCCCTATTACCCAGGTGTCTACACCAAAGTGAGGAATTACAGCAAGTGGATCAGTGGGATCATCTCAAGTGACAGTCAGaactaaaaaataatcaagaacGGTTTTAGTTTCTGACTAAACCAAGCCTCAGTTATAAGCGATTGATTGTAACTATGCATGCTACGCAGGACACATGTTACTTTAGCTTAAACAGGGGAGGAAACAACCTTGGTGTTTATCCGTATGCATTATTCATTAACTAATTAAAGTGTATTGACACCTGCTGACACAGCAGTGTCTAGATTAATGATCATATAATGTCTCagcacattttaatttcattcttcTCTGTCATGTGGAATATGCCTGCTTTAACTTGTgaacatggcaaaaaaaatgccatgcatgaaggttttttttaacaaatttcgGCCATAAAGATGAATATGTTTAACTGATTGTtgtttatatctcagaatagaatagaaaggaatagaatagaatagagatGTTATTTAAGGgtattaaagaaaagaaatcacgAAGCAGTCagaccattacacacacacacacacacacacacacacacacacacgcacacacacacacattcacacattaaaGATTTGTATGGGACTGGAACACATTCACTGGATGTCATTATAATCAAGTTACACAGATTTGACTTCTCTCTATACAGCAGGCTTAGAGTAGGAGCAACAGAACGGGTTTTCACTCACTTCAAGGTCAATTAAACATTATAGGACcaatttaaatttgatttaGATGATTAAAGCATGGATTCGGGGCTTTACTGAAAGTCTGTCAAAAAATTATGCACATTTGCATCAATGCAAAGgagtaataattaaaataataactcagatttaatcatttttatgctAATAATTAATCCTGAAGCATGtatttgctgtttttatgttaataagAAACACGCATCAGTCAAATTAAGGT includes the following:
- the LOC132862060 gene encoding trypsin I-P1-like, giving the protein MNQVWRVVILVLTMMIRDSLTQRIIGGQEVVPHSIKYQASLQFDRNHYCGGILIHQQWVVSAAHCWRPSNIIQVVLSAHNLVAEDGSEQVFNVSKIITNPSYNLKTYNGDIMLLKLSQPAVLNAYVQPAPLPDDSTPPLDAGTTCTVSGWGVTRVYSFFLSPVLRAVDVDYIPNCSYFYYYRVNENMICAGSRYGGKDSCQGDSGGPLMCNGFLEGVVSWGIGCANPYYPGVYTKVRNYSKWISGIISSDSQN